A region of the Clostridium sp. AN503 genome:
CGCTTATAGTCAACCATCTCTTAGTCCTCCATATGTGATCACTGGTGTTTTTGCCATGGCCATCTGACCAGCAAGTAGTTCCTTGTATGTGGGCTTTACAAGTTCCACCGACTGGGCGCCTGCACGCATGAGTTCATATATGAGCCTGGATGGTGTGATATCCCGCCCAATTGTTTTCTGCCATTCGGTATATGACTCGCACGCTGTCTGCACTGCTGCCTGCACCGTTTCCTCAACATCCCGGTCAGCGCGGCTTATGTAGTATACAAATTCGATTTCATACTCCACCTTTTCCGGTTTCTTGATCACGACTTTATCCGTCAGTGGACGGATATTTTCATCCCTCAGATACGTCTCAAGGCCTTCCATAAAACTATCCGTCGGGAAATCCCCTTCCACTGTCACATAGATGTCAACTTCGCCCGGAGCCTCCGACACAACCCGGCATTCATCGATCGCTGAACTGTATGTCTTAACCCAGTATTCATAAGATGCGGCAGGCCCAGCCGTTGAAAATCCTGATGGTGCGAGATAAACGCGTTCTGCAAGGCTTTCATCGCTTTCTCTGTCCGCCCCTCCAGATGTCATGGATGTATTTTCTGCACTCAGCGTGTAGGGAAGCGGATCTACAAGTGTATGGATATCTCCAGGCAAAAAACCATTTCCGGTTATTCCACTCAGCTGACACACCGCCGTCACTTCTGCTGTTAGATCTCCTGCCGGGATCCTGGCCTCCTGCACTGTTTCAAAATATAAGTCCTGCCCTTTTACACGGATTCCTGCCGGGATCCTCGCATCTCTGCTGATTGCCGCAGAAAGTGTAAAGCGCATCGTTGTCCTAGCTGGCTTTGCTTCATTTCTTGTAACGCCTTTGACTGCTGCAAGGTTATCCAAAAAATCTCCTGTACTGTATTTCAGCAATCCCATCTTTCCTGCTCGGTCCTCGTACTGGAATCCCTGATAAAGTTCTGTTGCGCAGGCATACAATATCAGCCGGTAAGGATCAGCTGGAGCAAGGCTGATATCTTTCCCGGTCAGTTCCCGGTAACGCTTTTCAAAATTTTTTATCATACGCTCCTGCACTTCCGTGAAACTAATATTGTCAATAAAGCTGACGTCCGGAAAGTCATGCAGTTTCTTCAATGCTTCTGCCATCATTCCGCCCCCTTTCCTGTAAAGAAAATTCTTGCCGTTACCACACCGTTATCACGAGCAAAAACGATATCCCTTATCTGTACCCTTGGCTCATACTTTTCCACCTTTTGTACCGCCTCCAGATAAAATAAATTCTCCGCCACCTCGGGTATGTCATCCAGACATTCCCATGAGATCCCAAAATCCCGGTCCGCCGGCTGGCTTCCCGCCTTGGTTCCGAACAGCGCAGTGAGCGTGCGCACCAGTTCTTCCTCGTGTTCTGTGTTTTCAACCGTTATCTTAAAACGTTCCATTTCTCACCTCACACATATTCCTGCAGCATCAGAGAAACTGTCGCCTTATATACCCCTCCATTGCGCAGGATGATATCATACGCTTGGGAACACTTTGTAATCACCCATTTGTTTTTTCCGATCACCTGGCGCCCCAAAACCAGCGAGTATGCTTCACCAGATTCCGTCATACGTTCCAAATTGGAAAGAAGCTTCTGCGGTCGAACTCCTAATGATGCATCCAGTACAATGTCAAGACTTGCCGTTTGAAGGTTCGGTCCCCCAAATTCCACCAATGGCTTTATGCCGATCCTATCCATCGTGTTCCACGTGGAAGAGATTTCACGCTTCAGATTCTTAAATGTCAGCACCTGGTTATCCGAAACCCTGAAACGGATCCCCCCAAATAGTCCAACCATTATCCACCATCCCTTTCTAACACTTCTACCCGACGCTTTAAGTCGACCAACTCCGCCAGCGATATGCTCCCAGCGCTTCCACACATCTGAATGTCCGGCGCCCGGACTGTATATACACCATTCTCCAAGGCTTCATAGGCATCTGCGCCAAAATTTTTTCGGTAATCCACGCCGCCCGGCGGCAAATCTGCTTCTCCCCAGAATCGTCCCATAACGATCCCCGAACTACTATCATTTGACAAATGCAACACCACGACCTGATCCCCGACGGCCGGCGGAGAAAACTCTGCCCGGAATGCAAACAGCTGCAATTGCCCAGTCGTACTGCCTCTGTCCGGATAATACACCTGCGCCGTACCCTGTTCCAGATTGACCGTTGATATAATCCCTACTCGCACAATATCCATCTTGTCTACCACTCCGTATCGCTGTCCGCCGGTCCCTCCGGCGTTCCGTTTACAATCTCCGCCATCTTTTTTTCGATCCCTGTCTGCCTGTTCACACCTTCAGCTTCGGTAACGATTCTGCTTAAATTCACCTGCATACCATAGGATTTTTTTGTAATGCTATGGGCAGTCTTTTCAATAAAGTATTTTCCGTCCATCTTCCCAAAACCAGATAGCCGAACCGTATTCGTCGCGGCTAGAGACAGCTTTGGTGGGAGCGTAAGCTGCATGGTAGCCGCTTTTCGGTTTGCATTCAGGATCGCTCCTTCTCCGATCAGTCTGGCGTCTGCTTCGTTATCCGCCTTTTGTGTGGTTTTATAAAGCCGCTCCTCGGTTCCTACGAGCACATCCACCGTCTGTTTGCTTCCCGGATTCGTATAGCTCACACGCGCACCGGTGTATGTCCCCTGCATGGTGCTTTTATAGCTCCACTTAGATACCTGGTCTGGCGTAATTGTCATAACCGGGGGCTTTGCAAAATAGTCCAGATAGTCCCAGATGACCAGCCGGTTTGCATATACCTTAATCCCCAGACCATACTTTCCACAAAGTCGTTTTATAAAGTCGCTGTCCGTCTGCTGGCTTTGCTCGGTCTTGGATATCTGGATTTCCTTTCGCACATCATAAACCAGGGCGAGCCCGTACCTGGCGGCAATCTCGCCCGCAATCAGCTGTAAGGTCGCCTGGGACCAGGTTTTTGTGTTCTCAGATTCTTTGAAGCTGGAATTTACCGGGGCAGACACTCCATTGATGTTTCCTTTTATTGGAGGGCCTGCAAAGTCAAAATCATCGACCACAAAAGCCCCACATAGGAATGCCATTTTCTCCCCGCTATAATTCCAGTTCTCAAGCACAATGGTTGGTGTAATGATGTCTCCTGTTTGCGGGATCCAGGAATTTACCCATTTTAGATCCCTGTCTATGACTGACAAGGAAATCGTGTCGGATTCGTCAACTGAATCCACATAAGAAAACCGCTCCAGATATGTATCAAGCATTTCATTCACGACGGTTCCATTATAGGCAATTTTCACGCGTTTGTTCCTGGTTGTGCTCATATGGCCCCCTTCACCTCCATAGTGGCAAATCATCCGGTGAATCCGCAGGAAGTTCCGGCGTTGCCACCGTAATCCCGGCAGGAAAAATAAAATAATCTAACAATGGAAAATTATTTTCCATCAAATAGTCCATGTGTTTCTCAGCTCCATATACCTTTTTAGCTATCATATCCCAGGTATCTCCCTGGATTGTTTGATAAGTCGCTTTCATAATAATCACCCTCTCTAAAACAAATACAAAAATATTTGTTTTTTCTATTGACACATATAATTATATGTGTTATTATAATATTGTCAGGAGGGCATCATACATGAAAAGCTATTCATCAAGAGAAGTGATCAAAATGTTAAAAGCAGATGGTTGGTATGAAGTAAATGTGGTGGGAAGCCACCACCAGTATAAACATCCAACCAAGAAGGGGCGCACAACAGTCAAACATCCTGACAAAGACATCCCCAGAAAAACGCTCGATAACATTGAATCACAGTCGGGGCTAAGATTCAGATAGCCCCGGCCTCTCCTGACAACTTAATTGAGGAGGTATTGCTATGAAAAAAACAGAACGTTATTTCTACCCCGCTATTTTCACTTATGAATCCGGCCAGGAAATTGCCGTAACCTTTCCCGACTTGAATTGCGCTACCAGCGGCACGAACGATGATGATGCCCTGTTATCCGCTCGTGAACTTCTTGGTTGCGTCCTTAATGGTCTGGAAGAAGATGGTGAGGAAATTCCCGCACCAACGTCGTTATCAAAAATTGAGATTCAGCCAAACGAACGCGCGGTTCTGATCGATGTTTATATGCCATCCATCCGAATGGCGCAGATGAACCGATCCGTCAATCGAACTGTTACGCTTCCTGCTTGGCTTAATGCCGCTGCCCTTGAGCATAATATTAACTTTTCTCAGGTTCTCCAGGAAGCTTTGAAATCGCAGCTCCACGTTTGATAGGAGGAGGGCGCCGTCCCTCCTCCATTGTTTTAGGAGAACGATGCCCTGTACTTCTCATTCTGATATCTTTCCATGAACTCCACAAATCTTTCATAGTCTTCCCGTAGAATATCCCGGAACCGGTTTTCATCTCCACCTCCCGGCGGCATCTGGATTGTCGGGCTGTATACCGGGGAAAAAGAGGAGCTGTTGTAATTCTCCGCTGCGATTCCAGTCGAAAAGCTTTCATACATTTTACCGTAGTCATTCGCCTCGTAAGCTCCAAGAGCCTCTCCCGCCTCCTGCCATAATGCCATGGAACGGCTTGATCCATCTATCGGAATGGCGTACTCCGGGCTGTCCTCCGCAAACCATGAAAGCGTAGGGCGGTTGATCAGGCCTCCTTTTGCATTGTGATCGATTTTTTTCATTCCTCCAGCCCCCGGCAGGGTCCCGCTCCTGTACTGTGTAACTGTATTTAAAGTGATCGGGATTTCAGCCTGTACACCTTCCGCAAAGGTGTTTCGGATTGCTTCCAGTATGTTCCGCGCTTCTGCTTGAATCTGCCCATTCTTAGCACTAATCTCCTGTATTACTGTATCCGGTATCTGCCCGGTCTGCTGACTTACTGTAGACACCAAGAGCGCGTAATCCGCATCATTTGCGATCACTCCACCCAGCATATTCCAGATACTTTCCTTGTCACCAGTTACAGCCGATATCTCCGTCATATCATTCAGTGCATCCGTTATGATCTCCGAGGGCTGAAAGCCAGAAACCGCCATCTGTTGTTTCAGCTGCTCCATATCCTCCTGCGTCGGAAGCATTCCCTCCATCAGGATCTTAACAGCATTCTTTGCGTCAGCACTCATTCCTGCTGCCGCGATGCTATCGGTTATGAGTTTGTCAAACCCCGACAGGAAACTCTCCGGCGTTGTGCTGTTTTCCATCAAGGCCGGGAGCCCTTCCTGAATCTGCTGGTTCATTGCATTCAGGGCTGGCTCTATCTCATCTCCATAAGCAGATAAAATCGCATCCTTCATTACCTGGTAGCCGTTCTGGATCGTCTGAGCTTTCTGCTCATAATATGCCGCCAGAGCGTCAGCTGACTTAGAGTCAAATTCTTCTTGCGTGATTCCGCCGTCCATTCCGTTTTCACCAGCAAGACGCTGCGCGTTTAAGCTTGTCAGGATCTGCTTATAAGATTCATCAATACCCGCTGTTGCCTTATCCGTGTATTCCTGTATGGATGCCTGTAGATTTTGGAAGGTGTCTCCGGTCAGTATATCTGCTCCGGCATATCGGTTTTTCAGCATCTGAAGCTCTGCGGAGTTCTCCGCCTCAGCAATCATGGACGTGATCTCTGAGATGTCCTTCAGATAGCTATCAACAATCTCCTGTCTGGGCAGGCTTAAACCTTCCTCGGTTATATGCTTTAATGCAACCTGTAATCCTGATTGCAGCGGCTTCAATTCGTCGTACAATGCCTGGTAAAAATCACCGCTTCCATCAGTCAGGCTGTTTCCTGTGGTGCTGTCTTCCCCGAACACGATCCCCACTGCCAGCTTCATTTCATAGCCGCTGTTAGTGATATATTCCTGGGCATTTTTCATATAGCTTTCCACAGCTGTGACATATGACTGCGTATCGCTCTCGTCAAATGCAATGCCAATGGACAGCTTCCACTCGGCCTTCTGGATTTCTCTCAAGCTGGAAGCAAGAGACTTTTCCAACTCCCGCACCGTTCCGGAAACTTCGCCAAAACTGTCCAGCTGGTCAAAAATATTTCCACCACCGCTGACAATGTGGCGGGCCGCTTCATCCAGTTCCTCCACAGACAGCGCGATCTGTCCAAAGTGCTCTGCAAGATTCGCCTTCGCCGCTCTGTGCTCCGCATTTTCTATCGCTGTGGCAATTCCGGCGATGGATCCTATCGCAAGCCCCGCTGCTGCCACCGGCCATGCGCTCATCATCCCGGACAGGGTCCCCAGCATCGCAATTCCATTTTTCGCCACCTGCGCCGTCTTGAATGTTCCAAATGCTGCTACGATTCCGGTAATAGTCCCCTTCACCACATCAGGATGCTTCAGGCACCAACTTCCAAAATTCAGTACCGGCTGGAATCCTTCTTTTGCACTTTTTCCGAATTGCTTAAGCTGCCTTTGGATTGTCGGCATATCTTCCCGTAACTCCCCGGTAAAACTAACAATCCACCCGGTTGCATCCCGCGTGAGTTCCCGTAGGTTTCCGGAAAAGCCTTCGTAAATTTCAATCCCAGCCCCCTCCGCTGCGCTTTTCATAAGCGTCAGATCTCCGGCGAGATTATCTATTCTCACCTCTGACATGCGCTTTGCCGCATCAGTGCTGTTATCAATTGACTGTGACAGTTTTTCAAAATCCTTATTGGATGCCGTGACTATGGCGAGCAGTCCAGACATGCCTTCTTTTCCAGCTATTCCGGCAGCATACTCCGCTTTCTCCGCCTCAGATAGTCCGGAAAATGCTTCTCGCATCTCTGTCAACTGCTGCCTAAACGGCTTCATGTTGCCTTCTCCATCTACTAGCGATATTGACAAGGCTTCCATATATCCCCGCATCTGTTTCGTCGGTTTCGCAAGATTCGTAAGCATGGTACGCATTGCCGTTCCTGCTTTCTGTCCTTTAATTCCGGCGTTTGCCATTAATCCCGTAGCAACTGCCACGTCCTCAATGGTATATCCAAATGCTCCGGCAACCGGTGCGACATACTGGAATGTCTCACCCATCATCGCCACGTTGGTATTTGAGTTGGAAGATGCCTGCGCCAGAACGTCAGCAAAATGCCCGGCTTCGTTGGCTTGCATTTCAAATGCTGTCATGGCATCCGTCACGATGTCTGACACCATTCCCAATTCCTCACCAGAAGCTGCCGCTAAATACATGATGCCAGGAAGCCCGCCGATCATGTCCCCGGTCTTCCAGCCTGCCATCGCCATGTATTCCAGCCCTTTTCCTGCCTCCTCCGCAGAAAATTTTGTGGTTTCGCCCATTTCCTTTGCCAAGGCTGTCAGCTTCTCCATGTCCCCTGCGGAGCTCTGTGAAATAGCCTGCACTGTACTCATTTGCGATTCAAATCCCATACCAACCGCAGTAGAAGCTCCCAGGATGGCTGCGGTTCCCGCTGCCGCCAGCTTCGCACCCTTTACGATTCCACCAAAGACTTTGTCTGACGCCCTACCGAGTGCATCAATCCCCTTCACGCTCATCCCGCCAAAGGAATCCCCGATATTCCGGCCTGACAAACCTGCCTGCCTTTCCAGTCCGTTTAATTCATTCCTGGCTTTTCGTATCGATGCGGCAAGCGAGGCATCCGTGCCTCCGGATATCATAATTTCCAGTTCATAATTCTTTTTTCCAGATGCCACTTAACCCCGCCTCCTTCTCCCAGCCTGTGACCGTTCTTCCTTGGCCAGATCCGCTGCTTCACGCATAAACCTGCAGGACTGTTCTATCGGCAAGTCATAAAAAAACTGCGGACCGGACTTTGTGTACCGGCCTGCAGCAATGAATGCCCTGTTTGCTTTCTGGATGTCCGCCGGGCAGCTTATTCCGACATTAAGAAAAAACGGTATACCCTGTTTTTAAGATACACCGAATCCTTGGCTTTAAGCTCCATAACGGCCTCCAGTGGAATCTTACATACGCGCGAAGCGATAACCTGCGCAAATAAAAGTGTGCTCTCCTGCAGCGCGATCTCATTCCCGCCCTGCGCGGAATACAAGCTATAGATCGTATTGAGCTCCCGCCCAGTCATATCCCGCAGCCTGGTCATATCCAACCGGGTGATATGCATCCCCTGATAATCTACTGGTGTATTCAGATCCAGAATCAGATAATCCTTTACCGCTTCCGCTTCCTGTTCTCCTACTTTTTTATCCTTATCCATTTCCTTCCTCCTAGCACATATTTTTGACATCTTTCAAAACATCTTTGCCGTTTACAATGTAAACTCCATTTAACCTGTCGATCTCCAGCATAGTTTTTCCATTTAAGACCAGCTTGTAATAGCTAAGCCCCAAGGTAACACTAGAGTTCATCTTTGCCCCGGCCTTCGCAACTCCAGGTGTAAATTTTTTCATCAGTCCGCGTACAGAAACGCTGACAGACCGATAACCAATCGCCCCAGTTCCTGCATCGGACCCCTGCAGGGCTCCGTTCAGCGTGAGGTCCGCAGCTTCCGACGGATCCATAACAGAAAAAATATCCTCGCACAGCGACAGGAACCCGATCTCCATTTCCATATCTTCGATCAGTCCAATCACCGGGATGTCCATGTTCCCGCCGGTCCCAGCCCCTTCCATGCTATCGGTCAGATTCGTAACCTCAGGGAGCGTCACCTCTCCGGCTATGCCGATGAGCTGCCTTCCGTTTTTGTACACGTTAAAACGATTCATTAAATGCGGTTTGAACATTCTTTATCCCTCCTGATTCATAGTTGTCTCCAGTGCGGCTACATCAAACTCCATCAGGGCGTTGATGTACTCAGCTGGAGTAAACGGTGCAAAATAGATATGCAACTTTAAGTGCCCGGCCAGTACATCCTCCAGCGTGTTTTCATTCTGTTTGAAGTCTGCATAAAGTCCGGCGCACATGCCAGCAGCAGTCAGGCTGTTCCCCCAGATATTAAAGCTGTTTACGATATCATCCACAAGCCTCCGGTTCATGCTGCCGTCCAGCCGTTTCCTGTACTCCACAACAAAATAGTTCGCCACATAGTCAAACATCCGCCTGCACCCGATCCAGCGGTCCTTCGGATCCGTATTACCGGGATAGCATCCGGTATTATTGCCGTATGACTTCCAGGTAACGTCGCGGAAGGCCGTCACAATGCCCGCGCCATTTACAGCTCCGGCCTGTGTCTGGTCAAGAAGGATCTCTGTCCCGTCCGCAAGGACAGCCCCATCTGCGTTCAGTTCCTTATTGGACGGATACAGATATGGGACATCGTTATTGGCTACTGTATTGTAACTCATCATGGCGCCGTATACCGCAGAATAGCGGTACCGCTTTCCTCCCGCTGTCACCATGGGCCATAATACGATCGCGTGCTCATCATAGTATCCCATATCCTCCTTCACTTTTTCGCAATCGCTGTATTTCTTTGCGAGCTCCGTATCCAGATCCAGAAGGCAGGTGCAGCGAAAAGCTCCAGAAATATCCCTACATTTTTCCTGCAATGCCGCGCCAATGTTCGGTTTCTGCGTCCATCCAGGGGCCAGAAGCATTCCGGGTGATACTCCATACAGCGGGTAGATCTGACGCAGCACTTCCATCCCGGTTTCTTTCCCGGTTTCCACATCGTATGCGCCGATCAGATCTTCTTCTGTCACCATATCCGGATCGATGAATTTTCCCGTTACGGTCAGCTCGGCCACTCCATATGCTACGCCTGCACTGAGCAATGTGATCACCAACTGCCCATAGCTATCGAAATCCACAATGTAGTCCGTCCCTTCCACGAGTGCATACGGCTCTCCAGGAAGTCCGTTCTCCCCTGCTCTTGCTTTCCCAGTCCTAGCACTGCTTAACTGCGCGGTAACGGCCACCGTGCCTTTTAAAATCCCCTCAGCATCTACCGTGGCCTGATGGTTTTTCACCTCGCAGGTCTTTTCCGGAAATTCCTGCATATGCCGCTCCGGATCCAGTACATTCACAAAAATGACCGGATTAACCTGAAACAGTTTGAAGCTTGCATCCATGCTCTGGCACAGAGTATATTTTTCCCAGTCATCACTATACCCCAGCGCCTCCACCGCTTCCTCAAAGCTTCCCGCTCTTACCGGTCTGTTTATCGCAGGATTCCTGGCCAGATTCACCGGCGCAGTCCCGAATATCACCTGCACTCCGTATTTTGTTGACATCGGGCTGGGGAAAGACGTTGCTTTCTCTGTAACCTCAATTCCGTGCTTATATGCCATTACTATGTCCTCCTTTTTCTGCCCGGCGATAGAGCATATTCAGACTGCTCTCCGGGTCTCTTAATTCCTTCTTTGCCTGTGCGATCTGTCCTGTATCCACCATAAGATCCGCCAAATACGGCGCAGTTTTCAGTGCCGAACTAATCCGTGGCGGGTATCCCCCGCTGAATGTTGATCCCGCCTGAAGCACCCCTTCAATTGAAGGGCCTATATACATTTTGTTCATAAAAATTCCTCCATCACTGAACCCCGACTGATCTGCGGCAGATTCCACATCATCTCTAACGCGCCAAAGAATTGCGGATAAGTGTCATCCTCCTGATATGCCATGTTCATCTGTTTATTGCACCAGAACTGACCGAGTATAGGATCATTCTGAAATCTTCCCACAACCCGTTCCATGATGGCCGTCAGAGAGTAATATCCTTTCAGCTTTTCATCGTCGTCATAGATTGCGAAGGCGATCATTACGTGGGCAAGATTTTCAGTCATCCCATCAACCGGTTTCTGATATTCGACCGTATCAATCCTTACAATAAAATACGGAAACAAATCCGTTTCCTCCCGAAAATTTCCAGTCCCGTCCGATTCCGCATCGTAAGGCATTTCTGCAAAAACCGGGAATATCGGAATTGCCTGCTGGTATCCCTTTAGCATTGCTGGCTTCCCCGCTTTATCCACCAAGGATACCTCCTTTGCCAGCTGCTCGATTTCTGCTATCAGCTGCCGCTGAAGCTCGTTAATCGTCATGTTAACCTCCCAGTACCTGGTCTACGAATTTTCGCAGATTCTCCTGCAGATCCCCGGCAATGAATGGCTCTACAACGCCAAACACATGCTTATCGCTGCCCAGCATGACCGGAATGGAATTACTGAACTTCTCATGGATTCCCAGTCTCCCCGCTCCTTCACGCTGCGCAACTGCCATATGTTTGACCTGTGTTCCTTTCTTACCCTTTTTTGTGTCTCGTTTCCTTATCTGATTCTTATTAGCAATGTTGTTGACAAACGCCTTGATTCCGCTCCGCTGGTATACGAGCGGTTTCATGCTTCCTGATTTCACAACCTGCACCTTCGTCACCCGGCCGCGTCTTACCTTAAATTCTTTCAGCGGTATGGGCTCCCCTTCGGAACGGATAGTCGCAGACGGGTTTCCGGAAGACGTGCTCTTTATCTTCATTGCCCTCTTAAATCCTGCATTCCTGATGGTGTAAGCGCTTTGCGCCTTATCGGACAGCCGGTCTCTTGCCTGCTCTGCAGTCACTTTTAAGGCCTTCTTCAACACCTTGTTCTGTTCCTTTGGCTCCACCTTGCCCAGCACCCGTTTCACCTCATCCATATTAATCCCAATCAGCAAGATTGCTTTCATGATCTTACCGCCTCCAGACTGATAGAATAGATCCCGGCCTCATCCACCGCGTCCGTGATGATATACGCTTTCCCATCCAGTTCCAGGCTGCGCCCCAGAGCTGGAAGCCGCCCAAACTCCTGGCCCGATACGTAAAACAGGACCTGCTTTTTGTAAATCCCCTGCCGGTATTCCTGCTGCCCCTTCTGGCGTTTTTCTCTCTCGATCATTTCAATATCGTCAATGATGATCGTCATCTTCCGATTTCCGACCAGATGCTCCTCTCCAAACTCCTCCGGGTTTAAGAACACCCGTTTGACATCCCTCTGAAGAAGCGCCTTGAACCCCAGCATCACCTCACACCTCCAGCGCTTTGCTGACGCCTCTGGCACTCAAAACAGCAATGATTTCATTCACTTTTGCAAGAATGTCAGGGGTATCTGCGTTTTCCTCCAGGGGCAACAACTCTGTCGCTTCACCAATCAGTCCGATCCCAGGCTTTCCTTCCGGGCCGGGCTGGGCGGCCTGGGCAGCCGCCTCCTCCAATTCATTGAGCCTTTCCGCCGTGATCAATTCACCATTCATCCACTTATGCGCTGTATATGCCATCATGTACCTCCTGATTATCCCAGCAGTTTTACTGTTACTGCAGCCGCCGCTTCCGCGGCATCTGCAACCGCATAGCCTGCTTTTGGAAGTTCTCCACTTACTCCTTCCGCGGCCTTAGTTGCTGTAATGCCATCCACAGAATAGTACACTTCCGTTCCGGCTGTAATCGTTTCACCAGCCTTTTTATCCATTTTGAAAACGCCCTCCATATGGATGCTCCCGGTCTCTCCTTTCGGGATCGGCCCTCCCGCCACGCCAATCCGGCTTCCAAATACTACTACGTCACCGGCATTGATCACTGTGCTTCCAGTGTTTTTGTAATCCAGGCTTTCGCCTTTCTGAACATAACCTGCTTTCATATCGTTTCATCCTCCTTATTTGATGATCTCGCCCGGGTTTTTAGCAATTCCACGGAAGTCGCGTACCGAGATTCCCCAGTCAGTGTAAATGTCCCAGGTATATCCCAATGTACCAGGAGCCTCCATGCGGCGCACAATCGGTGTCTCCTGTCCATTCAAGTAATCCACCTGAATAGACTTTGCACTCATAGGATCTGCTACCATGAACCACGGCGCTGCCTTGTCCCCGGCTAAAGCATTCAATACCGGCGTCTGTACAATATTGATCGGATAGTTGTACAGCGGGTTGATATCATTGTTTGCGCTTCCGGTAACCTGTGTGGAATGAAGGATGACTGCCAGGTCAAACTCGTATCCTACCGGTACGATAATCCACTTCGGCGTTACATAGATAGCATCGCCAAACTGGTCTTTCTGCTTCTGCATCTGCAGGATGATCTGCTGGATGGCCTGCTG
Encoded here:
- a CDS encoding baseplate J/gp47 family protein, which codes for MMAEALKKLHDFPDVSFIDNISFTEVQERMIKNFEKRYRELTGKDISLAPADPYRLILYACATELYQGFQYEDRAGKMGLLKYSTGDFLDNLAAVKGVTRNEAKPARTTMRFTLSAAISRDARIPAGIRVKGQDLYFETVQEARIPAGDLTAEVTAVCQLSGITGNGFLPGDIHTLVDPLPYTLSAENTSMTSGGADRESDESLAERVYLAPSGFSTAGPAASYEYWVKTYSSAIDECRVVSEAPGEVDIYVTVEGDFPTDSFMEGLETYLRDENIRPLTDKVVIKKPEKVEYEIEFVYYISRADRDVEETVQAAVQTACESYTEWQKTIGRDITPSRLIYELMRAGAQSVELVKPTYKELLAGQMAMAKTPVITYGGLRDG
- a CDS encoding phage tail protein; translated protein: MVGLFGGIRFRVSDNQVLTFKNLKREISSTWNTMDRIGIKPLVEFGGPNLQTASLDIVLDASLGVRPQKLLSNLERMTESGEAYSLVLGRQVIGKNKWVITKCSQAYDIILRNGGVYKATVSLMLQEYV
- a CDS encoding contractile injection system protein, VgrG/Pvc8 family, which encodes MSTTRNKRVKIAYNGTVVNEMLDTYLERFSYVDSVDESDTISLSVIDRDLKWVNSWIPQTGDIITPTIVLENWNYSGEKMAFLCGAFVVDDFDFAGPPIKGNINGVSAPVNSSFKESENTKTWSQATLQLIAGEIAARYGLALVYDVRKEIQISKTEQSQQTDSDFIKRLCGKYGLGIKVYANRLVIWDYLDYFAKPPVMTITPDQVSKWSYKSTMQGTYTGARVSYTNPGSKQTVDVLVGTEERLYKTTQKADNEADARLIGEGAILNANRKAATMQLTLPPKLSLAATNTVRLSGFGKMDGKYFIEKTAHSITKKSYGMQVNLSRIVTEAEGVNRQTGIEKKMAEIVNGTPEGPADSDTEW
- a CDS encoding tail protein X, whose translation is MKATYQTIQGDTWDMIAKKVYGAEKHMDYLMENNFPLLDYFIFPAGITVATPELPADSPDDLPLWR
- a CDS encoding type II toxin-antitoxin system HicA family toxin produces the protein MKSYSSREVIKMLKADGWYEVNVVGSHHQYKHPTKKGRTTVKHPDKDIPRKTLDNIESQSGLRFR
- a CDS encoding type II toxin-antitoxin system HicB family antitoxin, which translates into the protein MKKTERYFYPAIFTYESGQEIAVTFPDLNCATSGTNDDDALLSARELLGCVLNGLEEDGEEIPAPTSLSKIEIQPNERAVLIDVYMPSIRMAQMNRSVNRTVTLPAWLNAAALEHNINFSQVLQEALKSQLHV
- a CDS encoding phage tail tape measure protein — its product is MASGKKNYELEIMISGGTDASLAASIRKARNELNGLERQAGLSGRNIGDSFGGMSVKGIDALGRASDKVFGGIVKGAKLAAAGTAAILGASTAVGMGFESQMSTVQAISQSSAGDMEKLTALAKEMGETTKFSAEEAGKGLEYMAMAGWKTGDMIGGLPGIMYLAAASGEELGMVSDIVTDAMTAFEMQANEAGHFADVLAQASSNSNTNVAMMGETFQYVAPVAGAFGYTIEDVAVATGLMANAGIKGQKAGTAMRTMLTNLAKPTKQMRGYMEALSISLVDGEGNMKPFRQQLTEMREAFSGLSEAEKAEYAAGIAGKEGMSGLLAIVTASNKDFEKLSQSIDNSTDAAKRMSEVRIDNLAGDLTLMKSAAEGAGIEIYEGFSGNLRELTRDATGWIVSFTGELREDMPTIQRQLKQFGKSAKEGFQPVLNFGSWCLKHPDVVKGTITGIVAAFGTFKTAQVAKNGIAMLGTLSGMMSAWPVAAAGLAIGSIAGIATAIENAEHRAAKANLAEHFGQIALSVEELDEAARHIVSGGGNIFDQLDSFGEVSGTVRELEKSLASSLREIQKAEWKLSIGIAFDESDTQSYVTAVESYMKNAQEYITNSGYEMKLAVGIVFGEDSTTGNSLTDGSGDFYQALYDELKPLQSGLQVALKHITEEGLSLPRQEIVDSYLKDISEITSMIAEAENSAELQMLKNRYAGADILTGDTFQNLQASIQEYTDKATAGIDESYKQILTSLNAQRLAGENGMDGGITQEEFDSKSADALAAYYEQKAQTIQNGYQVMKDAILSAYGDEIEPALNAMNQQIQEGLPALMENSTTPESFLSGFDKLITDSIAAAGMSADAKNAVKILMEGMLPTQEDMEQLKQQMAVSGFQPSEIITDALNDMTEISAVTGDKESIWNMLGGVIANDADYALLVSTVSQQTGQIPDTVIQEISAKNGQIQAEARNILEAIRNTFAEGVQAEIPITLNTVTQYRSGTLPGAGGMKKIDHNAKGGLINRPTLSWFAEDSPEYAIPIDGSSRSMALWQEAGEALGAYEANDYGKMYESFSTGIAAENYNSSSFSPVYSPTIQMPPGGGDENRFRDILREDYERFVEFMERYQNEKYRASFS
- a CDS encoding phage major tail tube protein, translating into MFKPHLMNRFNVYKNGRQLIGIAGEVTLPEVTNLTDSMEGAGTGGNMDIPVIGLIEDMEMEIGFLSLCEDIFSVMDPSEAADLTLNGALQGSDAGTGAIGYRSVSVSVRGLMKKFTPGVAKAGAKMNSSVTLGLSYYKLVLNGKTMLEIDRLNGVYIVNGKDVLKDVKNMC